The Deltaproteobacteria bacterium DNA window ATCCTGAACGTCGAGTGAGGGGGACGAAAACGATGGTGCGGACGATCGAGGGAGACCTCCAGGGACAGGGCTTGAAGGTGGCGATCGTTGTATCGCGTTTCAACGGCTTCATAACGGACCGGCTCCTGGAAGGGGCGCTCGACGCCCTCCGCAGGCACGGCGTCGAGGAGAAGGACATCTCGGTGGCGAAGGTCCCCGGCTCCTTCGAGCTTCCGCTCGGCGTGCGCAAGGCGGCCAAGGGGAAAGTGGACGCCGTGATAGCCCTCGGCGCCCTTATCCGCGGAGGCACGCCGCACTTCGATTACCTGAGCGCCGAGGTCACGAAGGGGATCGCTCAGGTTACGCTCGAATCCGGGATCCCCGTCGCCTTCGGAGTGCTGACGACCGACACCATCGAGCAGGCGGTCGAGCGCGCCGGGGCGAAGGCGGGGAACAAGGGGTTCGAGGCCGCCCTGTCGGCCATTGAGATGGCGAAGCTGCTGCGCCAGATGTAAGGGGTTTCGACCAGGGGGCGGAGCGGGACGGGGAAAGGCATTGAGAAGGGAATCCAGGGAAAAGGTCTTTCAAACGCTTTTCATGATGGATGCGCTGGGGGTTGGCCCGGACGAGGCCATCCCCCT harbors:
- a CDS encoding 6,7-dimethyl-8-ribityllumazine synthase is translated as MVRTIEGDLQGQGLKVAIVVSRFNGFITDRLLEGALDALRRHGVEEKDISVAKVPGSFELPLGVRKAAKGKVDAVIALGALIRGGTPHFDYLSAEVTKGIAQVTLESGIPVAFGVLTTDTIEQAVERAGAKAGNKGFEAALSAIEMAKLLRQM